The sequence AGCGGGTACTCACCGATCCAGTCGACCGGACCGATCCCGAGGAGTGACAGCAGCCAGTTCAGGATGCCGTTGGTGGGATCGAGGATGGTCGTCTTCCAGATCAATGCCGCCGCAACGGGTGTGACGAGGAAGGGCGTGATCAACAGTGTCCGGACGACGCCGCGTCCGAGGAAAGCCCGGTCGAGCAGTAGCGCGAGCAGAAGACCGAGCAGCGCCGACACCAGCACGACCACAACGATCAACAGCACTGTGTTGATGCCGACCCGCCAGAACTGGCTGTCCTGCACCACGGCGATGTAGTTGTTCAATCCGACGAACTGACGTGACCCCGGACGGACCAGATTCCACGACAGCGTCGAGTAGTACAGCGTGAGCAAGAACGGAATCTGCGTCACGACGATCATGAAGATCAGGGCGGGAAGCAGTGGCCCGCGCCGTCGCCAACCCTCGGCACGGCTCACGCCGACGTTCTGGCGCTCCCGTATCTTTCGAACCCGTTCGGCCACGGCCCTTTCGTCGGCCTCGGTCGCGGTCTCAGCGGTAACGGTCATCACTTCTCCTGGTAGGTCCGGCCGACGACCTCGGCGTATTTCTGTGATTGTTCGAGCGCGTCGTCGACCGATTTCTGGCCGGCGATGGCGGCGCTGATCTGTTGGCTGACCCGCGTACCGAGATCCTGAAACTCGGGGATGCCGACGAACTGCACGCCGGTGTACGGAACGGGTTGCACCGTCGGCTTGTTCGGCGTCGCGTTCTTGATCGACTGCAGTGTCAGCGGTCCGTAGGACTTCGAGATCGCCTCGTATTCAGGAAGTTCGGTGTATGTCGAGGTTCGGCTGCCCGGTGGGACGCGAGCCCAGCCCAGCTTTTCGCCGACCATTCTCAAGTACTCTCTACTGGTCATCCACGAGATGAACTTCCATGCACCATCGGGATTCTTGGCTCCCTGCGGAATGCCCAGCGACCAGGTGTAGAGCCATCCCGAGTTCGCCTTTTCGGCGATTGGGGCAGCCAGGTAGCCGATCTTGCCCTGAAGTTCGGGATAGGACTTGGGGTCCTCGAGCACCGACACCGCCGAGGTCGCGTCGTACCACATCGCGGTCTGGCCCTGGCCGAACAGGTTGGCGCACTCCTGGAAACCCGATGAGGATGCGCCGAGTTCGCCGGCCTGACCTATGAGGTCGACGTAGAAGTTGACCGCCCTCTTCACCTCGGGGCTGTTGAGCTGGGCGTTCCAGTTCTCGTCGAACCACCGGCCGCCGAAGGTGTTGATGACGGTGTCCAGCGGTGCGAGCACCTCGCCCCAGCCCGGCTTCCCGCGTAGGCAAATGCCGGCCCGGTCATCGGTCTTGACCGTCTTGGCCCAGTCCGCGACCTCTTGCCAGGTGGGTTGATAGCTCTTGTCCTGGTTGACCTTGATGCCGGCCTGTTCGAACAGATCCTTGCGGTACATCAGAAACGATGACTCGCCGTAGAACGGCACCGAGTACATGTTGCCCTCATAGGACAACGAGTCACGCAGTGAAGGGATGAAGTCGTTCTCGTCGTAACCGGGCGTGTTCTTCGCGTACTCCGAGAGATTGAGCAGCCAACCGTCTCGTGCCCACTGGGGTGTCTCGAAGTTGCTGATCATCACGACGTCGAACTCACTGCCGCCCATCGCCGCCGACATGGTGATCTTTGCGCGGGCCTGGTTCTCCGACAGCGTGATGAACTTGAGTTTCGTGCCGGGGTTCTTCGCCTCGAAATCTGTCGAAAGCTCTTGGGCGTCCGTCATCTGCGAGTTCGAGACCAATGCGATTGTCACCTCGTTGTCCGAGGCTCCGAAGCTTCCCGCGCCGGCACAGCCGGCGGTCAGGACGAGCCCCGATACGGCGGCACACACAGCCAACCGGTGCAGTGCTCTTCGTAACGGCTTCACCTTCAACCTCCCTTAATCCTGCGCCAATAACCAACGGGCACAATCGATGTCACAAACCAATAGTCGGGCGAGCTTTCCTCGGAGCGCGCCCAGCGTGGCGTGGTGTTTGGCCGCGCCGCTGGAAATCAGGATCGTCTTCTCGCAGGCCTTGATGTCCTCGAGCGGAACCGACACAGCACGCAACTGCAGTTCGGTCTCGACCGGTGCGCCATGACCGTCGAAGAACCGCCCGCCGATCTCGCCCACCGCACCGAGCTTGATCAGCTCGTCGAGCATCCTGGTGTCGAGGAAGCTGCCCTCGAATAGGGTTGTCGAGGTGGAAACGGCGCCGACGCCGAACAACATCACGTCGGCACGCCTGCCGGCCTCGAGCGTGCGTGATATCAGCGAGTCGCTCCGCATGGACGCCACGGTTGACGGATCGGCATACAGGGGCGCGGGCAGGCGGATCGTCGTCGCCCGCAACACATCTGCGCAGCGGCTGAGAATGAACTCGGTGCCGGTCTGATACGCGGCGCTCGACATGGCGCCGTCCAGCTGGACTACCGCGCGGCAACTCGCCACACCGGGCGCCATCGCGGTGGCGACCGCGACCTGTTCAGGACCCCAGGTGAAGCCGAGGACGTCGGTGGGTGTCAACCGGCGCATCAAGAGTGCCGCCGCCGCGCGGCCGACGCTGGCGAACGCTGCCGGCCGCCCTGGCGCCCCGACGTCGATGCCGTGACCGGCGACCACCGCTTCGGTCAGGCCGAACCGCCGCTCGAGTTCGCGCTCCTCATCGGCATGCAGATCGTCGCGCAGGTCCGGCGGGACGACGACGTCGATGCGGACGAGGCCGTTGGCCTTGGCCCGCGCGATCAGCCGTCCGGCCGTCGGCCGCGACACCCCCAGCCGACTCGCGATCTCAGCCTGGGTGAGCCCGTCGAGGTAGTAGAGCTTCGCCGCGCGCAAAGCCAAGCGCAGGTCTTCTGGGCTGGCGCCACGGTCCTTGTGCGAGCCATCGATCGTCCCGGCGACCTCGCCGTTCGACGTCGATGCGACCACGGGCCGACCTACCTTTCAGCCAACCTGTGAGCAAATGCTCAGGGGTGCGAGTAGATGTTCATCACGCTAGCATGGTCAGTGTGACGTACACAACACTTCCGACCCTGATGCGGGTTGCCGTCCTCGTCGAACCAGGCCGAATCGAGTTGGAGCAGCGGCCTGTGCCGTCACCGGCGCCGGGTGATGTGTTGGTCCGGGTCTCATCGGTCGGCGTCTGCGGGTCCGACACGCACTACTACCGCCACGGCCGAATCGGCGACTTCGTCGTCAACGCCCCGTTGGTACTCGGCCACGAAGCGGCCGGGACGATCGTCGGTGTCGGCGAGTCGGTGGACCCGTCGCGCATCGGTCAGCGGGTGTCGATCGAACCTCAGCGCCCCGATCCCGACAGCGCGGAGACCCGCCGCGGTGACTACAACCTCTGTCCGCACATGCGGTTCTTCGGCACTCCGCCAATCGACGGGGCCCTGTGCGAATACGTGACGATAGGCGCCGCGTTCGCACACCCGGTGCCCGACACCGTCTCCGATGATGCCGCCGCGCTGTGCGAACCGCTGTCGGTCGGCATCGCCGCGCTTCGCAAGGCGGGCATCGGCGAAGGGGCGAAGCTGCTCGTAGCCGGTGCGGGACCCATCGGCATCGTGATGGTCCAGCTCGCTCGGGCCTATGGCGCAGCCGAGATCGCCGTGTCCGATCTGGATGAATCGCGCCGTGACCACGCGCGGGCCAATGGCGCCACCGTCGCGCTCGACCCCGCGGCGAACGCGATGCGCACCGGCTTCGACGCGTTCATCGATGCCTCCGGCGCGCACGCCGCGGTGACTGCGGGCATCCGCGCGCTTCGGCCCGCAGGAACGGCCGTGCTGGTCGGCTCGGGAGCCGAGTCGATGGAGCTCCCGACGCAGCTGATCCAAAATCGCGAACTGACGCTCACCGGCGTGTTCCGTTATGCCAACACATGGCCGGAGGCGATCTCGCACGTCGAGTCCGGCCGAGTCGATCTCGACTCCATGGTTACCGGACGATTCCCGCTCGAGCGGACCGCAGAGGCCCTGGACTCCGACCGCACGCCGGGTAGCGTCAAGACGATGGTGGCCGTGTCATGAAGCTGTGCAGCTCGACGCTGGCGCAGATACCGATCAGCAAGCCGAACTACGATCGCGCTGAAATCGGCGTTGGCATCGTTCATTTCGGCGTCGGCGGCTTCCACCGGGC is a genomic window of Mycobacterium sp. ITM-2016-00318 containing:
- a CDS encoding carbohydrate ABC transporter permease produces the protein MTVTAETATEADERAVAERVRKIRERQNVGVSRAEGWRRRGPLLPALIFMIVVTQIPFLLTLYYSTLSWNLVRPGSRQFVGLNNYIAVVQDSQFWRVGINTVLLIVVVVLVSALLGLLLALLLDRAFLGRGVVRTLLITPFLVTPVAAALIWKTTILDPTNGILNWLLSLLGIGPVDWIGEYPLTMVMVELIWQWTPFMMLLILAGLQSMPRDILEAGRVDGAAAFQLFRELTLPHLRRFIELGVVLGAIYLVNTFDAIYMMTQGGPGIASANLPFYIYQRAFLGFDMGQAAAMGVVVVIFTIIIANFALRLIFKSFSGKEEAA
- a CDS encoding ABC transporter substrate-binding protein encodes the protein MKPLRRALHRLAVCAAVSGLVLTAGCAGAGSFGASDNEVTIALVSNSQMTDAQELSTDFEAKNPGTKLKFITLSENQARAKITMSAAMGGSEFDVVMISNFETPQWARDGWLLNLSEYAKNTPGYDENDFIPSLRDSLSYEGNMYSVPFYGESSFLMYRKDLFEQAGIKVNQDKSYQPTWQEVADWAKTVKTDDRAGICLRGKPGWGEVLAPLDTVINTFGGRWFDENWNAQLNSPEVKRAVNFYVDLIGQAGELGASSSGFQECANLFGQGQTAMWYDATSAVSVLEDPKSYPELQGKIGYLAAPIAEKANSGWLYTWSLGIPQGAKNPDGAWKFISWMTSREYLRMVGEKLGWARVPPGSRTSTYTELPEYEAISKSYGPLTLQSIKNATPNKPTVQPVPYTGVQFVGIPEFQDLGTRVSQQISAAIAGQKSVDDALEQSQKYAEVVGRTYQEK
- a CDS encoding sugar-binding transcriptional regulator codes for the protein MDGSHKDRGASPEDLRLALRAAKLYYLDGLTQAEIASRLGVSRPTAGRLIARAKANGLVRIDVVVPPDLRDDLHADEERELERRFGLTEAVVAGHGIDVGAPGRPAAFASVGRAAAALLMRRLTPTDVLGFTWGPEQVAVATAMAPGVASCRAVVQLDGAMSSAAYQTGTEFILSRCADVLRATTIRLPAPLYADPSTVASMRSDSLISRTLEAGRRADVMLFGVGAVSTSTTLFEGSFLDTRMLDELIKLGAVGEIGGRFFDGHGAPVETELQLRAVSVPLEDIKACEKTILISSGAAKHHATLGALRGKLARLLVCDIDCARWLLAQD
- a CDS encoding NAD(P)-dependent alcohol dehydrogenase, producing MRVAVLVEPGRIELEQRPVPSPAPGDVLVRVSSVGVCGSDTHYYRHGRIGDFVVNAPLVLGHEAAGTIVGVGESVDPSRIGQRVSIEPQRPDPDSAETRRGDYNLCPHMRFFGTPPIDGALCEYVTIGAAFAHPVPDTVSDDAAALCEPLSVGIAALRKAGIGEGAKLLVAGAGPIGIVMVQLARAYGAAEIAVSDLDESRRDHARANGATVALDPAANAMRTGFDAFIDASGAHAAVTAGIRALRPAGTAVLVGSGAESMELPTQLIQNRELTLTGVFRYANTWPEAISHVESGRVDLDSMVTGRFPLERTAEALDSDRTPGSVKTMVAVS